The following proteins come from a genomic window of Vallitaleaceae bacterium 9-2:
- the coaE gene encoding dephospho-CoA kinase (Dephospho-CoA kinase (CoaE) performs the final step in coenzyme A biosynthesis.) yields MQKAKIIGVIGETGSGKSTFSRYIQNLYTCLVIDTDQIGHDVLEESDIKQALVDRYSEAILCHGLVDRKHLGTIVFQDKKELTYLSQLTHPRIREHIVRKIEENMQDYAIILVDGVALVEANIHLLCDYIIYIHTAKEIRLKRLVEKRNIPYERAESMIASQKSEAFYANNSDYTVSLDQGIESKKKEIQNLLQEIL; encoded by the coding sequence ATGCAAAAAGCAAAAATTATTGGTGTTATCGGGGAAACGGGAAGTGGAAAAAGTACATTTTCAAGGTATATACAAAATCTTTATACCTGTTTAGTCATTGATACCGACCAAATCGGACATGACGTCTTAGAAGAAAGCGATATCAAGCAGGCATTGGTTGATCGTTATTCTGAGGCGATTTTATGTCATGGGCTTGTTGATCGCAAACATCTAGGAACGATTGTTTTTCAAGATAAAAAAGAATTAACCTATTTGAGTCAATTGACGCATCCAAGAATACGTGAACATATCGTTCGAAAAATAGAGGAGAATATGCAAGACTATGCCATAATCCTTGTGGATGGCGTTGCACTCGTGGAGGCGAATATACACTTGTTGTGTGATTATATTATCTATATACACACAGCAAAAGAGATTCGATTAAAAAGATTAGTTGAAAAACGTAATATTCCATATGAACGTGCTGAATCTATGATTGCTTCACAAAAATCAGAAGCATTTTATGCGAATAATTCGGATTACACGGTGTCTTTGGATCAGGGGATCGAGTCTAAAAAAAAGGAAATCCAAAATTTGTTACAGGAGATATTATGA
- a CDS encoding ABC transporter substrate-binding protein yields the protein MKYKAIVILFLVLISSTFTGCTTIQRIAEFNLDHLTVEKEVVEIEYEKLPESTYVKDTIELSMDNVKTLNPLDGVAYNVDQGLKLVYEGLFVPDAYYAIEPVLVSTYEQINDTTYRLTLKEHVQFHSGEALKAEDVVYSYNYILLQLNSGYRYVNTYIQSISAEDDQTLLVEFKKKDRYNLYALTFPIISKAYLESATYNPTLPIGTGPYQYEKFQNMIELVLKKNVDYHGELANVEKVRFTFVREFEEQYNMFVSKRIDLIAPVLTEWSNYSDDQSIHKKLFLSPYYYYIGFNHSRALFQDVNMRRYFMNAMDYKTIGRDIFLNHLFFTPLPIHLESDIQGQLASFDLNSKDTVQMPATAQTQPYRFIYLLEDENQRKIADTFEKSIDAIEDGKMDILFEGLARQDYEAALKEGDFDMYLNVYQTSLVPSLTQVLGSNATYNYGKYTNPNLDGLLASYRQVETDEQYVNQLNALGELIMSELPIIPIGFVENGMFIHDKIDGLITPNYFHLYKNIQDIKITDQ from the coding sequence ATGAAGTATAAGGCAATAGTCATTCTATTTTTAGTATTAATAAGCTCTACTTTTACTGGATGTACGACAATTCAAAGAATCGCTGAATTTAATTTAGATCATTTAACCGTTGAAAAAGAAGTTGTAGAGATAGAATATGAAAAATTACCTGAATCAACCTATGTAAAAGATACGATTGAGCTTTCGATGGATAATGTAAAGACCCTTAATCCTTTAGATGGCGTTGCCTATAATGTGGATCAAGGGTTAAAACTCGTCTATGAAGGGCTTTTTGTTCCGGATGCGTATTATGCGATTGAACCGGTTTTAGTATCCACATATGAACAAATCAATGATACAACATATCGTTTAACATTAAAAGAGCACGTTCAGTTTCATAGTGGAGAAGCACTAAAGGCCGAAGACGTGGTTTATTCCTATAACTACATACTCTTGCAGCTTAATAGTGGATATAGATATGTGAATACATATATTCAGTCGATATCCGCTGAAGATGACCAAACACTTTTGGTAGAATTCAAAAAAAAGGATCGCTATAACCTATATGCACTAACATTTCCAATCATATCTAAGGCATATCTTGAGTCGGCGACATATAATCCAACACTGCCCATAGGAACAGGACCATACCAGTATGAGAAGTTTCAAAATATGATTGAGCTAGTTTTAAAAAAGAATGTGGACTATCATGGTGAACTAGCTAATGTTGAGAAAGTGCGTTTTACCTTCGTTCGAGAATTTGAAGAACAATACAATATGTTTGTGTCAAAACGTATCGACTTAATTGCACCTGTACTAACTGAATGGTCCAACTATTCAGATGATCAAAGTATTCATAAAAAGCTTTTTTTAAGTCCCTATTATTACTATATTGGTTTTAACCATTCAAGGGCGCTCTTTCAAGATGTAAATATGCGCCGATACTTTATGAATGCGATGGATTATAAGACTATTGGTCGAGATATATTTTTAAATCACTTGTTTTTTACGCCGCTACCTATTCATCTTGAGTCTGATATTCAAGGACAATTGGCTTCCTTTGATTTGAACTCAAAAGACACGGTACAAATGCCTGCAACTGCACAGACACAACCTTATCGATTTATATATTTACTTGAAGATGAGAATCAACGTAAAATTGCTGATACCTTTGAAAAATCTATAGATGCTATAGAGGATGGGAAGATGGATATTCTCTTTGAAGGGCTTGCCCGACAAGACTATGAAGCGGCTCTAAAAGAAGGGGATTTTGACATGTACTTGAATGTGTATCAAACAAGTCTTGTCCCTTCATTAACGCAAGTGCTTGGAAGTAACGCTACATATAATTATGGGAAGTATACGAACCCAAATCTTGATGGACTATTGGCCTCATATCGACAAGTCGAAACAGATGAGCAGTATGTTAACCAACTTAATGCATTAGGGGAGCTTATCATGAGTGAACTTCCAATTATACCGATAGGATTTGTCGAAAATGGGATGTTTATCCATGATAAAATTGATGGATTAATCACACCAAATTATTTTCATTTGTATAAAAATATTCAAGACATAAAGATTACAGACCAATAA
- a CDS encoding cell division protein FtsA, whose amino-acid sequence MQQMDNNLIFGLDIGTRSIVGILGYERKDGFHVVASHMELHKTRSMIDGQIHDIDQVAMTIRKVKEALEKKSGQELTKVCIAAAGRVLETMETSVTIDIDDTTEISEQLIQSLELQGMEKAMHQINYQESAKELPFYCVGYSVTKYYLNNFEMTNLLGHKGSTIGVDVLSTFLPTEVVNSLYKVMDLVGLEVYSLTLEPIAAIQVAIPKEFRLLNIALVDIGAGTSDIAITKGGSIIAYGMIPTAGDEITESIVHKYLVDFATAEKIKIKASGRGKTVSFKDAIGLKQTIELHEVRETIAQSQKNLATLISQKIKELNGDKPTNAVFVVGGGGQLSGFTDLIADALGIVKERVALRGRDVLAKVSADDKNFKKNPEYVTPIGICLTGLKNNQHDFVEVFLNDEAIRIFNTNRLTVMDIVALKGIDPKSFIPKRGQGIQYIFENEEKVVRGQVGEPAHIYINQKEGDLSSPITMHDYVTIIPAKKGADAKVSVDALLKGQKYIYINGEQKLLEVEILVNQMKKSRMYSIQNEDHIEIIYPTLKDVLAAFSVSYTSVFVNEEQAKEQQRIYFSDYIHTFDEHIESEHSETQQIKVKHEEPENSIYITVNQEPIELSGKMEYVFVDVFDYIEFDRTKSKGTLVTKINQQKAGYMDAIKQGDHIEIYWKK is encoded by the coding sequence ATGCAGCAGATGGATAATAATCTGATTTTTGGATTAGATATAGGAACGCGTTCAATTGTAGGAATCTTAGGCTATGAGCGAAAAGATGGTTTTCATGTTGTTGCATCACATATGGAGTTGCATAAGACGCGTTCGATGATTGACGGACAAATTCATGATATTGATCAAGTTGCAATGACGATAAGAAAAGTAAAAGAGGCGCTGGAAAAAAAATCAGGGCAAGAACTAACCAAGGTATGCATTGCTGCGGCAGGTCGTGTCCTTGAAACGATGGAGACATCCGTAACTATTGATATCGATGATACAACAGAAATATCAGAGCAGCTTATACAATCCTTAGAACTTCAAGGAATGGAAAAGGCCATGCACCAGATTAATTATCAAGAGAGTGCAAAGGAGCTGCCTTTTTACTGTGTAGGCTATAGTGTGACAAAATACTACCTAAATAATTTTGAAATGACGAATTTGTTGGGGCATAAAGGTTCAACTATTGGTGTAGATGTTCTTAGTACTTTTTTACCGACAGAAGTGGTTAATAGTTTATATAAGGTTATGGATCTAGTTGGACTTGAAGTCTATAGCTTGACATTAGAGCCGATTGCGGCAATTCAAGTAGCTATACCGAAGGAATTTCGCCTGCTCAATATTGCTTTAGTGGATATCGGAGCCGGTACATCAGATATCGCAATTACAAAAGGTGGAAGCATTATTGCTTATGGGATGATTCCAACAGCAGGAGATGAGATTACCGAAAGCATAGTGCACAAATACCTTGTTGATTTTGCGACAGCAGAAAAGATAAAGATTAAAGCTTCTGGACGAGGCAAAACCGTATCTTTTAAAGATGCAATCGGACTTAAACAAACCATTGAATTACATGAGGTCCGTGAAACGATTGCCCAATCTCAAAAGAATTTGGCAACCCTCATAAGTCAAAAAATTAAAGAATTAAATGGAGATAAGCCAACAAATGCTGTATTTGTTGTTGGTGGTGGTGGCCAACTTAGTGGATTTACTGATTTAATTGCCGATGCATTAGGTATTGTTAAGGAACGTGTAGCATTGCGAGGACGTGACGTTCTAGCAAAAGTAAGCGCAGATGATAAAAATTTTAAAAAAAATCCAGAATACGTTACACCAATAGGGATATGTCTAACCGGACTTAAGAACAATCAACATGATTTTGTTGAGGTTTTTTTAAATGATGAAGCCATTCGAATTTTTAATACAAATCGTTTGACCGTAATGGATATTGTAGCGCTTAAGGGGATTGATCCAAAGTCGTTTATCCCTAAGCGTGGTCAAGGGATACAATATATCTTTGAAAATGAAGAAAAAGTAGTGCGAGGACAAGTCGGTGAGCCGGCACACATATATATCAACCAAAAGGAGGGCGATTTATCCTCTCCTATAACCATGCATGACTATGTGACCATTATTCCTGCAAAAAAAGGAGCCGATGCAAAGGTAAGCGTGGATGCTCTTTTGAAAGGACAAAAATATATTTACATTAATGGGGAACAAAAACTGCTAGAGGTTGAGATTCTTGTCAATCAAATGAAAAAATCACGTATGTATTCCATTCAAAATGAAGATCATATTGAGATTATATATCCTACCTTAAAAGATGTGTTAGCGGCGTTTTCTGTTTCATATACGTCGGTTTTTGTTAATGAAGAACAAGCCAAAGAACAGCAACGGATCTATTTTTCGGATTATATCCATACGTTTGATGAACATATAGAATCAGAACACAGTGAGACGCAACAGATTAAAGTAAAACATGAAGAACCAGAAAATTCCATTTATATAACCGTTAACCAAGAACCCATCGAGTTATCTGGAAAAATGGAGTATGTTTTTGTGGATGTATTTGACTATATTGAATTTGATCGTACAAAATCAAAAGGGACTCTTGTCACAAAAATCAATCAACAAAAAGCAGGCTATATGGATGCTATAAAGCAAGGGGATCATATAGAAATTTATTGGAAAAAATAA
- a CDS encoding sensor domain-containing diguanylate cyclase, whose protein sequence is MKAINRLQHKVLYAHLHFLSILFLYSGYIIINEYSSNSDLLFFGYLFIYLILSAVFIYKKLLEKLWTYILVRFGFSIGIVFFVPKISMVFQLVGILLVLLYFFEMFVRIPNDDFDYKILIGFLVVVLWIPGFMLTVPQSKFTIEVLCSLMAFSLFVSCAYKMYAILEQDVEFRLSTHQSMYRKSEAQNEELRLSQERFKLIHDQMAKQKYDLERANERLNRITGEIYIQNELLRYISTALDIRELIELVTDAIIGTTGVDTCSLVLFDERSEKYYYKMESNHEGNYLRQLIEDVEQGRLKEYFENHRVLLDNNVEKDAYEFIHTRPVGSLAIIPLIRDTIVYGLLIAEHSSKNMFTDANIQFFTGISTQITIAINNANLYAQMEELAVKDGLTCIYNRKYFIDHIEELIQEADQKNQPLSVALFDIDHFKSVNDKYGHLFGDEAIKLCASITDRLAREYDGLAVRYGGEEFVLVLPNKSSTEAEKIVRQLHKNIKESMLLYEGKEHVEEVYIDISIGVSSYPEIAKNSQKLLTRADNAMYYSKKHGRGRVTIDSSDLDKVI, encoded by the coding sequence ATGAAAGCGATAAATCGGCTACAACACAAAGTGTTATATGCACATCTCCATTTTTTATCCATTTTATTTTTGTATTCGGGATATATCATTATTAATGAGTATAGCTCTAATTCCGATCTATTATTTTTTGGATATCTTTTTATATACTTAATATTGAGTGCCGTTTTTATTTATAAAAAACTTCTTGAGAAGCTTTGGACATATATTCTTGTTCGTTTTGGCTTTTCAATAGGCATTGTCTTTTTTGTGCCCAAAATTTCTATGGTATTTCAACTTGTTGGGATACTTCTTGTGTTGTTGTATTTTTTTGAAATGTTTGTTCGAATTCCCAATGATGACTTTGATTATAAAATTCTTATCGGTTTTTTAGTTGTTGTCCTATGGATTCCCGGGTTTATGCTTACGGTCCCTCAAAGTAAATTTACCATTGAAGTCTTATGTAGCCTTATGGCATTTAGCCTTTTTGTATCATGTGCATACAAAATGTATGCCATATTGGAACAAGATGTAGAATTTCGACTTTCGACGCATCAAAGTATGTATCGTAAATCTGAGGCGCAAAATGAAGAATTGCGCTTATCTCAAGAGCGTTTTAAGCTTATTCATGATCAAATGGCAAAACAAAAATACGATTTAGAACGTGCAAATGAACGGTTGAACCGAATTACAGGTGAAATATATATACAAAATGAATTGTTAAGGTATATTAGCACGGCACTTGATATTCGGGAACTTATTGAGCTTGTAACAGATGCAATCATCGGAACAACCGGGGTGGATACATGCTCGCTTGTATTATTTGATGAACGCAGTGAGAAGTATTACTATAAGATGGAATCAAATCATGAAGGCAACTATTTACGCCAATTGATTGAGGATGTAGAACAGGGAAGGCTAAAGGAATATTTTGAAAATCATCGTGTCCTATTAGATAATAATGTGGAAAAAGATGCTTATGAATTTATTCACACACGACCTGTCGGCTCATTAGCCATTATCCCTCTAATTCGTGATACGATTGTCTATGGATTACTTATTGCCGAGCATTCCTCAAAAAATATGTTTACGGATGCGAACATTCAATTTTTTACAGGGATTAGTACACAAATTACCATTGCGATCAATAATGCCAACCTTTATGCGCAAATGGAGGAATTGGCAGTTAAAGATGGACTGACATGTATATATAATCGTAAATATTTCATTGATCATATTGAGGAACTTATTCAAGAAGCTGATCAAAAGAATCAGCCTTTATCGGTTGCCCTTTTCGATATTGATCATTTTAAATCAGTCAATGACAAGTATGGGCATTTGTTTGGTGATGAGGCGATAAAACTATGTGCATCCATTACGGATCGACTGGCCCGAGAATACGATGGGCTTGCGGTTCGCTATGGAGGAGAGGAATTTGTGCTTGTACTGCCCAATAAAAGTAGTACAGAAGCTGAAAAAATCGTTCGACAGCTCCACAAGAATATTAAAGAATCTATGTTGCTATATGAAGGGAAGGAACATGTAGAAGAGGTCTATATTGATATAAGTATTGGGGTAAGTTCCTATCCTGAGATTGCAAAAAATAGCCAAAAACTATTGACGAGAGCTGATAATGCCATGTACTATAGTAAGAAACATGGCCGTGGTCGTGTTACAATAGACTCAAGTGACCTTGACAAAGTAATATAG
- a CDS encoding MBL fold metallo-hydrolase, protein MIQLCSLASGSSGNSIYIGTEQAHILVDAGVSGKRIEQGLTAIQIDPKCLQGILVTHEHSDHICGLGVMARRYKVPLYLTFRTWETIKKANKIGKVDEALLRFITPDEPFTVADLTIKPFRTSHDAVESVCYVFENADKKIGFATDLGVYDEYIVEQLKHSNILYVEANHDIAMLEAGSYPYYLKQRILSDLGHLSNESSSQLIFDVLSERLEHVILAHLSKENNHPDIAYITIKNLLDEIYRETKQQIQLTVANRDYHSNPIVVH, encoded by the coding sequence ATGATACAATTGTGCAGTCTTGCAAGTGGCAGTAGCGGTAACAGCATATATATAGGAACAGAACAGGCGCATATACTTGTAGATGCCGGCGTCAGTGGCAAGCGAATTGAGCAGGGACTTACTGCAATTCAAATTGATCCAAAATGTTTGCAAGGGATTCTTGTCACACATGAACATTCAGACCATATTTGCGGATTAGGTGTAATGGCACGACGTTATAAAGTACCACTGTACTTAACATTTCGAACATGGGAAACAATAAAAAAAGCAAATAAAATAGGAAAAGTCGATGAGGCGTTACTACGGTTTATAACACCGGATGAACCATTTACGGTTGCGGATTTAACAATAAAACCCTTTCGTACATCACACGACGCCGTGGAATCGGTATGTTACGTGTTTGAAAATGCAGATAAGAAAATAGGGTTTGCGACGGATTTAGGTGTTTATGATGAATATATTGTTGAACAATTAAAACATTCAAATATATTGTATGTTGAGGCCAATCATGATATAGCTATGCTTGAAGCAGGGTCTTATCCATATTATCTTAAGCAGCGTATTTTAAGTGACTTGGGGCATTTATCCAATGAGTCCTCGTCCCAATTGATTTTTGACGTTCTCAGTGAACGACTTGAACATGTGATTTTGGCACATTTAAGCAAGGAAAATAACCACCCGGATATTGCATATATTACGATCAAGAATCTTCTTGATGAAATATATAGAGAAACCAAACAACAAATACAATTAACAGTGGCCAACAGAGATTATCATTCAAATCCCATTGTGGTTCATTAG